The Lepus europaeus isolate LE1 chromosome 1, mLepTim1.pri, whole genome shotgun sequence genome contains the following window.
gctgtggtggccatttggggagtgaaccaacggaaggaagacttttctctctctctctcactataactctccttctgtctctctctctctcactgtctaactctgcctggcaaaaaaaaaaaaaaaaaaaaaaagtgtcaagcACCGAGGCCCACTGCATTAGGGACCCATGGTGGCCAGGACCCATGGCGGCCGTGAGACGCATCCGCGTGTGTGGCTCCCCTCCTTGTGGGCGCTCTCCGGGGGACGCACATCTGTTCTCCACACTCTGGGCTGACTCATCGTATCTACTGTGCATTTCGTACAGTCCCACGGACCCAAGAACCAGCAGAGCAACAGTGACTCAACGCCGAAGCACCCCGTTTGCGGCATGGAGGCTAAGGGCCCGCACTGCACagccagaatgcctgggtttacaTCCCGGCCCTGCTGTTACTTGCTGAGTCCCTTGCTTAGCCTTCCggtgccttggttttctcatctgtaaaacgggGGTCATAGCAGGTGGTTATCACATGAGTTAATGCACGTGCCATGCTCTGGGCAGAGACCACCACCTACGTCAGCTGCTAGGACTCCGCCTAGAATGCATGACACACACTGCGTGGCCTTGCTGCTCAAGGTGTCATCTGCAAACCAGGGGCAGAGGCACTGGAGGAAGTGCAGACTCCTGGGTCCCACCCCCAAGGGATGCTCTCTCCGAATCTGCATTTTCACAAGGCTCCCAGGGGCTGTGTGCCCACACGCTGGAGTTTGAGGAGCCCTGCCTATGTTCTGCCCTCCGTCCTGAGGCTGCGGGTGGCAGTGACTTTAGTGTCCAGGTGGgccctgtgggtgcaggcccccgcccccgcacCCCTGCACCGGGGGTCGGAATGGTGCCCCAGGCGCCAGTGAGAGGGCCTGCGTCTCCCCCTCCTCTCACCTTGGCCTCGGTTTGCAGCTTGTCTGGCCCTTGAATTCCAAGGTGGCTGTTTCCCATGTGTTTGTGATTTGTGAATCCCCCTCGGGAGGTGCTCTTCGTGAGGTTTTAACAAGTCTCATAAACGGCGACACAAAACAGCAAAACATCTTTTTAACAACTGCCTCCCATCTTTCCAAAGTCCTCCTCCCTAGATGGGGCTGGCCCACTGCCTCCCGTGGCTGCTGCTACAGGCTCCAGCCACGCGGCCCTCCAGGTGCAGGCTCCTGGGCACACGAAGCCCCACAGAGAAAACCCTGggctgggccccgccccccgcccactGCTcctggctgggtggggctgggctttcCTAAGCGGGTCCCAGTgcgaagagagagaagggatgtgggggtgggagcagagctCAAGGCAAGGCAGGCACACTTTCTCCCTGGACCTACCCCATCGCCCCAGCTCCCTCACAGCACATGCTCCTGCTGGGACCATGGCCTTGAACGCTTTGATGGCTGGCATTGAGCTGCACTTTTACTTCAGGAAGGACAGAACTATACCAGCAGGAGGCGGGGTCCAGGCGGCTGGGTGAGGCGAGGGAAGCAAGTACCAAGAGGGGGACACAGCGGCCCCTCCACTCCCCAGGGGAgtccccggctccctgctgaaCCAGCCCGGGGGCCTCGAGCTCTCCCTCCGAGAAGTCCACCAGCTCAGCGCCTGAACTCCTTAATGAGACGGTCCCCAGGCCCTCCGGAGACAGCGAAGTGGGGAACCTcgagtgtctgtctctctctgtgcctccgttCACTGGTCTGTAAAGGCGTGCTACCCACGGCCCCAGCCGCCCTAGCTGGCTCTGAGGACTACACGAGTAACAGCCGGCAGGCGCTGAGAACAGTGCCTGGCCCGTAGCGAGAGTTAGACCAACTGCTCTCAAAGCAGAGGGCCAAGATGGCCTAAGGGGTGGACGAGGCGAGGAGCCACGCCCGCGGTACCTGGCTGAAGCCCCCGGCTAAGCAGGGGCGCGGcccagctccccctgccccccagagcCGCTGAAGGCCGTGCCAGGAGGTCCCTTACCTGCCGAGAGGAGGTGCTGTTACCGGGGTCCGGCACCGGGGCCAGCAGGCCGGGCGGGTTCTTTTTGTGAACGTTATTCATACCAGGCATTTTAGTGATCTTACAGCCTTTGCTACTAGAACTCGAGTTCTTACgcttttttccttctgatttgtcaaaagagaggggcagagaagACACGGCATTGTGTGAGGCCAGAGAGAGGTCCCCCGCGTGGAGCGCGAGGGAGGGCACAGAGAGGGGACAGGAGTCGCTGCTGCCGCCCACAGCGCCCACCTGTCTCACTAGGTCCGCGGGGCCGCCGGGCAGCGGGGTCCGTCCTGAGGGCTCCAGTTTGGCACCGAGTGGGCTCACGCCATTGTTTGTGTTGTGCACAGACAGACTGTTGTAGGGAGGGCCCGGCTGATAGGAGTTCAAAGCTGAACTGGCATTCAGCACACAGTTCTTTCTGTGGGGCCCTGACAATGGAGACGCGAGGGAGGTCTGCAgggacaaggaggaggaggaggaggtggtggaggaggaggaggaggaggaggaagtcgAAGGCTGCGGCTTCCTCTTTTTGTTACTTGGAGACTCGTCGCTACGGGCGGACAGGTCCTTGACTTTGGAGGATTTGCTGGCTTTGACTTTGGATGGCTTGTGGGATGGGGAAGGGATGACGGCTGGCACCGAGGACACGGCGGATGGGGCCTTGAAGGTTGAGTCCATGATGCTGAGGGTTGTGGCCACATGGGGGAAAGCTGGGGTGTGGGACATGAGGACGCGCGGGTCCGGCGATGCCACAAAAGCTGCGTCTGAGAGCATGGCTGATGTCATTATGTAAGAAGAGGTGAGTCTCGAGCTGATGGGAGCTGAAGGCAGATACACAGCACTGGGGTTGCTGAAAGGCTGCAAAACGGATGCTGGCACGGGGGTGGTGATGTGGGCTGCTGGCGAGGGCATGGGGCTATCTGCCGCAGGAGGGATCTTCCTAAACACGAGAGAAGtcagagagaaacagtgagacggcggccggcgctgtgcggGGGGCGCGATGAGGCTCGAGCACAGGGCTACAGAGAACACCCGGCAGCACCAGACGATGGAGGATGGAGCCTGGAAGGATGGCGGGTCGGAAGCATGGCCCTTCCTCACCGAGCCCCGTGCAACGCTCAGCGGCGGATCCCTTTCGGGTTTTCAGATCCCTTTCTCTGTGCTTGGCTACCGGAGAATGGCTGACTCGGGTTCATGAGCGAAAGGCAAACGTTATTTAGAACATAAATTTCCCTAGTGGgatccccctcctccccactctctcattgatttttttggggggagggaggagtgtCGGGGCAGTACGGAGGTGGTTTCTAAGGAGAAGGGGTCATTTCCTGTTTCGATCCTGGTGTGCAGTAAGAAGCGAGGACAGGGCTTAGCCACCTGCACAGGCTGCCCGGAGCGTCCCCCTCCGCCACTGCAGCTCACGCCTGTCCTCTGCTTGCTCACTCTACTCTTGGGAGGGGGAGCTACAaagtccctccccgccccctgcatTTGCTGTCTGCAGCCCTGCTCGTGGCCACTGGCTCCTAGTGGGCTCAGGAGATGACACATTTGTCAAGGTGCCCAGAAACCCCACCGAtttcacccccaccccgccttctCTTTCACCCAGAGGAGCTACCCTAGAGGTGTGCCTGCCCTTTAGCAGGTCTCCCTGTCCCCGTGTTAGGAAAAGGTAAGAGTGCAGGGACCCTCATGTGTCCAGAGAAGGGGGCAGGAACTTCTAGTGGGTTCTGAAGATACGTGCCAGCTGTGGGTAGGAGGAGGACATGGGATGGAGAGGGGAAagctgctgttttctttttcagtctcCCTGGAACTTGGCGGGGGTGCCTGAGAGCAAACTCCCCGAGCCGAGGCCAGCACCAAGCAGCGGGGCCACTCTTGGGATCTCTTTGCAGACCCTGTCTTGGCTTATGCTGAAACAGCTCTCCCTTCCGATCTGTGGCTGGGGCCGCCACTGCTGCTGCTCTGGGGTTGGAGGCTGCAGTAGGCACGGTGGCTGTGGGGTCACCATTGCTTCCTCATTTTGCCAGAAAGGAGCCTGAGCTTGGAAGCCATGAGTGTTGTCAAGGCGCTGGCATACCCAGACATAAGGAGCCGTCTTCCTGCTCTGACAGCAGCACTTGCAGGCGGGTGAGCCTGGGCTGCAGTGGGAGACAGGGGCTACCCTTGGGGGCTACCCTCCCAGCCGTAGCACCAAGCCTGGGTGCCAGGACACCCTGGTCAGCAGCCACTGGAAGCATAAATGCCTCTGcagagcccctccctgcctgcctgggctTGGGTGGAGCCGGTGGCTTCCGTCTGTAGATGGGGGCCAGCGGAGTCCTCGGGCTCAGTAACACAGTGCCTTTGACTGTATCAGAGGGAGGAGATCAAATACAAGAGAAAAATGTTGCCGGACCCACGGCAGCCATGGCGCTGCTGGAGGACTTACTTTCTCTCAAGGCTAAAGAACATAACCAATCCTGTGGGCACTAAAGGTGCTCCAGACATACGAGTTGCAATGAATGGATGCGTGAacacatggatggatggatggatgggcggATGGGCAGGTGGATGGTGAGCAGCAACATAACCGTACTGTCCGGGACGAGGCATGCTGGGCAAGGACTCCCAGGTGATGGGCCTGCAAGGTCTACACGCAGCCGCACGACTGTCTGGCACTGCGCAACCCTTCCTCACTGGGCTAGGCGTGAGGCAGCAGCGTGCTTCCCTGCTCTCTTTGTGGCCTTGTTGTGCTAGCACAGGCATCCCACGCAATCTTTCCTCAAGTCCGGGTTCCTCACCAGCTAAAGGGGAGACGGCAGGACTCGCGGCCAGAAGTCGGCAGCCATCTGTGGCGAGGCGTTATTGACAAACGCCAGATGGCTCGTGTGGAGAGGACCCTGAACGGGGTCTACTTTGCTTGTCCTGATTTACAACATCGCCGCGCACTTGCACTGGCAGGCAGAGCTGCGGTCCTAGGTCTCAGCTGGCTCTCTCTCTAGGGCATTGGGTGGGCGCTATTTGGGGGatgcctgctgcccctcccctccttctccccaaGAAGTGGGGCAAGTGTGGGGCAGCTCACTGTCTCCAGGAGCGCCGTGCCCTGGTGCTAAGCAGTTCGTGTGTCTTTCTGGGTGCCAAAGGGCAGCGGGTTTCAGCTGGGTTGGGCTGTTGTCCCCGTTTCAAGCTCTGCACCCTGGCCTGGGGAAGTCCTGTACAGAAGCCCACAGATGCGAATGCATTCCATCCTCCCCCGCCAGCTGGCGTGGAGCTCCAGATGCTGACCTGGCTGAAAGAGAATACTGTGTTGGCGTCTCCTGATGCAGAGTTAAATGcttgttaaagaaaaaagagtCTTGACCGTTCCTTTTCTTCCTAATGTCTTCCACGCCCCCATCGGCTGCCATCCCTCCAGGTTCGGGCCCGTCGGGGCCTGGGGTTTGGGCAGCGAGGCTGAGAGGGCAGCGGGGTGCTACGCTCTCCAGAGTTGACACCCAGGCAGCCCCAATGTTGCTCAGTGACAGCAGATTGGTTAGGCAAGTCCTGAACAGAGGGGAGGGACCTGACGCCCTGTGGCTCGGGCTTCTGTGCCTGAGGAGGAAAGGAATAGGGAGCGAAATACAGATCAACACATTCCTTCCACGTGCCCTGGACCCACACGTCCACGACAGAGCAGGGCCGGCGCGGGGCTGGCTGCCGCCCCGGGGAACGAGCGTAGGAGGACCACACCACCAGTCACGGAGAACACGGGACCCCCGCATGCAGCGCCCACTGGCTGGGGAGTTGAGCGGACACAAATGGAGATCGTGGGGTGCCCTTTAGACACACCAGGCAGGCCCAATACGAGGCAAGAAATGACAAGCTTCTCTTGTGGCCCTCTCCTTCTTCATCGGGAATGTCTACTAGGTCCACCGTGAGAGCATGGCCTGTGTCCTGGGAGATCGGGGCTGGAAGCTCTGTGGGCATTGTCCCACAGAGACCCAGGGTACTACAGCTGCCCAGGGGAGAAGGGAAACCTGGGAAGGGGCCAGTGTGGGGTTCTATTCCTGCCTgttccctcccacctcctgggGTCTCCCTGGGCAGGGGCGGAGTCTGGGTAGGGGTAGGGGGGGCCCAGCCTTCTGTGATTCTGTTGGGCTGTGATATCTTGAGAGCTCCTATGTGCAGGAGTAGGGCAAGGGGACACCCAGAGGGCTGGCCTTTTATTGCCAAAGGGTGGACAGGGTCTAGGCCTATTCCCACCTTCACAAGGGCATTCTAGCAAATCAGAGTGCCTTCCCTATTAAAATGCAGGTACATTGGGAAGTATTAGAGACTAAAGAGACCTTAGACAGGTGGAACTTTAAGGGTAAAGAAGTATACAATGAGGTGAGCAAGGGGTcccagggagatgggaggggccaAAGACAACTTCACCAACTTCACAACAACATTGCTCAGGATCTGCCCTGTTGGCAACCATACGTAATTTTTCACAGGACAGCAAACAACTAGACATTGGTCCACAATCATTATGAAACCTTCGATATTGACATTATAGCATTAACTTAAAAACAGTAGCATATTCCCAATGCCTTTAGATGCTCAACAATAATAAGAAGGCTTTTTACCACCGTTAAGCAAGATCTTGTCTCCTTTTCATTTAGTTCACAAGACCACTAACCCCAAAATGACCTCCGGAGAAAACAGAGGGCACAACATATCGTGCGTGTTGGAGAAGGGCGGGCAGTGAAGCATCAGGAGCGAATCCTGGTTTCCGGATCACTCCGACCTAAGAGAAGCCAAGCACTGCGTTTTATGTGGGAAGTCGGGGCTCAGAGAGTcgtggtgcagctctgaccggaCAGCGTACAGAAAGCGTCACTTACTTCCACATCTGTGAGTTCAAGTGTTTTTCTACCATGGAGTTTAGTGCGAATCGAAAACGATCCCATCTTCTATCAAACACATAGTACCCTCGTCCCATGAGGCGACTCCCGAATGAgcaaaactgtgagaaaaaaacattttaattttgattacaGGTTAATAAGCTAATATAAAGCATACAGAGAAAGATAACATTTGCATAAAAACACACAGGGGCACAATTGTACtcaaaataaagaagcaaatggTACGGGAGCCAAAAATATCTCTGTGGTGCTGTCATCTGAGCTGGGTACCCTGCCGAACCTCGCGCCGTAACTCAACAACAGCTACGTTCCATTTCCTGCGGCGCTCACGGCTACGCTTCCTACTCCTAGGACTGAGCCAGCTTGTGAGGTTAAACGGACCCCCAGCGACCCAGCCCCCGGCAGCTGGTTCTCGGCTGTCTCCGTGAGGAAGGCGGTGCTTCTCTAACTTGTCATCACAGTCAGAGACTGCCTGCTCTGGGGCCCTCAGTCCCCTGTTCTGATCCAACATCAGCAGAGCCACCTCACTTCTGATAGGCTGAACACCGTCGCTGCTCACACCTGGtcctcactgccacctcccagcgaCCCTTGCGGGCTGCCCAGGAACAGGTCATGGCCTCCAAGCTTTTGCTCACATGGGTCCCTCTGCCTGTaggctccttccctctcctccttgtCAATCACACTCCCCCAGGCCATAATCAACATTCTCATTTCCAATTGGCCCTCACCTGATTGGTCTTCCCACCAGCACACCTACCATGTCCCTACTGGACGGCTGTTTTATGGGATATAGGCCTATGTGCCTGACTCAACTGTCACGTTGAGACCCTCATCAGTGTGAGCACAGTAGGGATTTTCGCTAAAGAACAGACTCACAAAAGAACAAAGCCTCCCAAAATGTCTAAAGTAAACCATGACACTTAAAACACATGGCTGAAATACGGACCATCGGATATTTGATAaacactgcttttttaaaaaaatttttttattttatttttgacaggcagagtggacagtgagagagagagagagagagagagagaaaggtcttcctttgctgttggttcaccctccagtggccgccgcgccggtgcgctgcggccggcgcaccgtgctgatctggagccaggagccaggtgcttctcctggtctcccatggggtgcagggcccaagcacctgggccatcctccactgccttcccagccacagcagagagctggcctggaagaggggcaactgggacagaatccggtgccccaaccgggactagaacccagtgtgccagcgccgcaggcagaggattagcctattgagccgcggcaccggccaataaacACTGTTTGATTATGCTATGAGGACAACCAGAAGGCCAGGAGATAGAAATGCAAGAGGCAGGTCCCTGGGAAGGTGACATCTGGCCGATTCAGAGCTCAGGTGAGTGTGCAAATAGCCCTGTAACACAAATGCGGCTTCTgcccctcctctgggcctcaCACCAGCTCCCTGGCCTCCATCCCACATACAGTGCTGAGTTGGCACTCGTCCCACGAACCCATCCGGGAACCAGCCTTTGCAGCAGTTCTCAAGAGGCAATGCAAGGCCTTCCTTGTTCTGCTTCTGCTTgtgtctcacttttttttttttttaaagatttattattttttaaaatttatttgaaaggcagagttacagagacgcagaggcagagagagagagagagagagagagagagaggtctttcatccgctggttcactccctaaacagctgcaacagccggaactgggctgatccaaagccaggagccaggagcttcttccaggtctcccacgtgggtacaggggcccaaggacttgggccatcttctaccgctttcccaggccatagcagagagctgaatcacaagtggagcagccaggacttgaactggtgcccatataggatactcgtactgcaggtggtggctttacccactacgccacagtgccagccccttgggggatctgcaatagtcttgcccccccccccccccatcagatCTGGTTCTGCCGATGAAGAGCGCTCCTCTGCACCTTCACAGTAAGTTCTCACTGACAAGGCAAGGAGATGGGCAAGGGAATTTCCCAAAGTGGACGCTGGGCTCCAGCAGCATGTGGGAGCTGCTCAGGTCTACACCTCATTTCTTCCTTTGACTTAGTTGCTAAAGGCACACCGAGCAGAATTTGTTACAAAACATGATTCCACCTGTCAAGTGGCCATGAGAGGAAGGACAAAGCAAAGAAATGAATCCCCGGCCTTTCTACTTAGACTAGCATACACGCGTGTGCCATGTCCGGTTTAGCTGGTAGTGTATCTGTTGGACCAGTGTCTTGATGCACTCCGGAGTTGGGCCTTCTGGTCAAACTTGGGAGCTGGAGACAGGTCTCTATCTCCACATGCACGCAGGGCTGGGGGGCCCACAGGCTCCTGGAGGGTACTTGATGCCCTCGGCAGAGCTGCGGCTCCTCGCTGCGGGGTCACTCTGGCAGACTCTCGTGGCCGCTGACGTCAGCAGGCCCACACGTGCACTCTGCTATCCGATGGCAGCAGTTGACAGGCACCTGGGCAGGAGTCACGGCTGGTTTTATCCGGTGTCACTGTAATCCCTCCCTTCTCCACACGGGTCAGTCTGGGGCAGGCATGGGACGCATCGGACAGATCCAGAATGCTGGGGGCCTTCTAGGAAGGTTTTCTTTCCTAGTGAAAGAGGTCTTGGACGGAGGCCCCTTTTCTGTCCCGTTGTGCACAGAATGCAGCTGGAGCTGTCACAGGTGCGTACATGCAGATCCCGCACGAAGGGTGAGGAGAGCTGCAGGTTCTCCCTCCGCTCTGTGACATCGTGCTGAAGCTGAGCAAAGCCTGGAAGCAGCCCTCTCTAGACTTCTCGCTATGCGACACGATGAGATGACCTTGACGCCTGCCTGCTGTGAGCTGAACTCCCAATTACTGAGAGGCAAAGGCATTCCTTGTGGGCCCTGTCTCCTTCTGCACTCGCCCGGGGGTGCGGCCTCAGGCTGTGAGCACCACCCTCAGAAACAGGAAGTGGATCTGCCCTTCACTCACTTGGGCTCACAGGATCTTCCTGCAGGATCCATTCTGCCTACCCAGTCCCTGGACGTTAGAGATGGGCAGAGCTGACCCAGCAGGGCTGAGGCTGGCACCAGAATAGCCCACCATGCGAGCCCCGGCTCCAGGCCCCCTTGCCAACAGTACCACCCGGCACCCCCTGGCAAACAGAAACACCTGGATTTCAATGTGAAGTGGATTCACTCAAGGAATTGGAAAGAAAGCTGTGGTTCTGTTCCTCAGCAGCCACGCGGATGTGACGTGCTTCTCCCTTCCCCTTaacccccacacccacactcccTCGGCTCTGCTGCCACATGCTCACACCTGCTAACGGAGGGGACACGCTGACACGCTGACACGCTGCTAAGGCGATGATTTCCAGGCCAGGTGAGCCCGGCTAACTGCGGACGTCACAAGCTCCATTTTTAGACGGGCAAGGCCAGCAGGCCGGCTCCCGAGGGCACTTCTACAAACACCGCTTCCCAAGCACTCTGGCTTCCAGGTGGGCTGCGACACTCAGGGCTTTAAAGGCTCTGATCAGCCGGGAGCGTCTCCTTTGCCTCTGTGATGTTCAAGGGCATTTTCAAGAGACTCATTCAAATTCAGAGTCATAAGCCTTTAGGTAAAACACTGTTCTGCAACGTTCCCTTTGGATATCTGAGTGCCTGCAAagtacggggtgggggtgggagggacccgCGAGACGGAGGCCTACCGCAAGAGGTCTGGGGTGGTGCGTTGAGAACTGACAGTCTAACTTCTCAGATTCCTCAGTTCCGTCCATCTCCCCTTCATCACTGGACAGGCGGCTGGCGAGGTCACCTCCGACCAGGGCCACGGCAGGCTCTGGAGTGTAGCCGCTGTGATTTGAAGACGCGCTGCTGCTTATGCTGTTTGCAGAGGATGGTCTACAGGCAGGAAGggagaaccagcagaatgaaTTTCCTGAGGCACACTGGGAAAGGCAGGTGGGCGGCAACTCTGCCCTGGAGGGGCAAAGCGGGGGTGGAAGAGCTAGCAGTGACCCCCAGAGTTGGGTTCCGCCCTGGCGGCTGCCCAAGGGGTGCAAGGCAGTCTCAAGGGAGAAGCCCAACCCTGGCAGCAGGGAGTGACAGACTTAACCGAACCTCACACTCATCTGGGAATTCGTGCCAGGCTGGTCTCCCAGCTGCACATCTGTAATCTGTACTTGCCTCAGAGTTGCTTCCCTCTGGAAGTGAGGCCTGACAGGAGGCCAACCAGGTGATCAAGAGCAGACTGAGTCCCAGGAGTGCAGAAACACCCTCCCAGAACAGCTTCTCCGTCACCGAACCATGGCTGTTATGAAATCATGACCGTCTTGGCATGAAAAGGGTTTTGTCCCAGTGCTGGGCCACTTGTCCCTTACCTCACAGCCAGGTCTATTTCTTAATACCATGCCATGGATAGCTTAATTGTATGTTCTGaggcatttaaattaaaaaaaaaaaaaagttatttccttgttcatttgagagtggcagagagagagagagggagggagggagggagggaggagagaggcagagagagggagagagagaataagagatctcccatcctctggttcatgctcTGAAtgtccccagcagccagggatgggccagctgTAGTTAGaagctcagtccagatctcctaatgtggtggcagagacccaaccttgagccatcatcactgcctcccagggtgggtatTAGCGGGAAGGGAGAATTAGGAACggggctgggattcaaacccagacactctgatattgggatgccaacatctcaagTACCAtgttaacagctaggccaaatgcccaccctgagtaTTTCAGTTTGATAATTTCCTTCCTTAACTtcgttcctccctccctcccctcccctccgcagtcctcccctcctcttcctctttctttctggatgtatgtatgtatgtatgtatgtatttaaaaggcatagtgatAGCGAAAAGGATTGAAAACGAGAGGGAGAtct
Protein-coding sequences here:
- the ATXN7L1 gene encoding ataxin-7-like protein 1 isoform X3, encoding MTSERSRIPCLSAAAAEGTGKKQQEGRAMATLDRKVPSPEAFLGKPWSSWIDAAKLHCSDNMHLFGHYPAHDDFYLVVCSACNQVVKPQVFQSHCERRHGSMCRPFPSPTSPASTPKTSLAQVKTKACLGGHNSASSTSKPFKTPKDNPLTSSSKQHTVFSAKGSRDKPCVPVPVVSLEKIPNLVKADGANVKMNSTTTTAVTAAAASAAISAPPLIKPMLMSKSVPPSPEKILNGKGILSAAIDKKHQNGTKNSSKPYRRLSEREFDPNKHCGVLDPETKKPCTRSLTCKTHSLSHRRAVPGRRKQFDLLLAEHKAKSREKEVKDKEHLLTSTREILPSPSGPAQDSLPGSSGSSGPEPKVASPAKSRPPNSVLPRPSSANSISSSASSNHSGYTPEPAVALVGGDLASRLSSDEGEMDGTEESEKLDCQFSTHHPRPLAFCSFGSRLMGRGYYVFDRRWDRFRFALNSMVEKHLNSQMWKKIPPAADSPMPSPAAHITTPVPASVLQPFSNPSAVYLPSAPISSRLTSSYIMTSAMLSDAAFVASPDPRVLMSHTPAFPHVATTLSIMDSTFKAPSAVSSVPAVIPSPSHKPSKVKASKSSKVKDLSARSDESPSNKKRKPQPSTSSSSSSSSTTSSSSSLSLQTSLASPLSGPHRKNCVLNASSALNSYQPGPPYNSLSVHNTNNGVSPLGAKLEPSGRTPLPGGPADLVRQVGAVGGSSDSCPLSVPSLALHAGDLSLASHNAVSSLPLSFDKSEGKKRKNSSSSSKGCKITKMPGMNNVHKKNPPGLLAPVPDPGNSTSSRQVGKNSSLALSQSSPSSISSPGHSRPKNTNRPGRIRTLP
- the ATXN7L1 gene encoding ataxin-7-like protein 1 isoform X5 — encoded protein: MCRPFPSPTSPASTPKTSLAQVKTKACLGGHNSASSTSKPFKTPKDNPLTSSSKQHTVFSAKGSRDKPCVPVPVVSLEKIPNLVKADGANVKMNSTTTTAVTAAAASAAISAPPLIKPMLMSKSVPPSPEKILNGKGILSAAIDKKHQNGTKNSSKPYRRLSEREFDPNKHCGVLDPETKKPCTRSLTCKTHSLSHRRAVPGRRKQFDLLLAEHKAKSREKEVKDKEHLLTSTREILPSPSGPAQDSLPGSSGSSGPEPKVASPAKSRPPNSVLPRPSSANSISSSASSNHSGYTPEPAVALVGGDLASRLSSDEGEMDGTEESEKLDCQFSTHHPRPLAFCSFGSRLMGRGYYVFDRRWDRFRFALNSMVEKHLNSQMWKKIPPAADSPMPSPAAHITTPVPASVLQPFSNPSAVYLPSAPISSRLTSSYIMTSAMLSDAAFVASPDPRVLMSHTPAFPHVATTLSIMDSTFKAPSAVSSVPAVIPSPSHKPSKVKASKSSKVKDLSARSDESPSNKKRKPQPSTSSSSSSSSTTSSSSSLSLQTSLASPLSGPHRKNCVLNASSALNSYQPGPPYNSLSVHNTNNGVSPLGAKLEPSGRTPLPGGPADLVRQVGAVGGSSDSCPLSVPSLALHAGDLSLASHNAVSSLPLSFDKSEGKKRKNSSSSSKGCKITKMPGMNNVHKKNPPGLLAPVPDPGNSTSSRQVGKNSSLALSQSSPSSISSPGHSRPKNTNRPGRIRTLP